GGCATTCCTGGAAGAGTTCCGCTACGAGCTGGCCCACTTCGTCGGCCGGCCCTCGCCGGTGTACCACGCCAAGCGCTGGTCGCAGCAGGGTGCGAGCGGCGAGCTCGGCGCCCAGATCTTCTTCAAGCGCGAAGACCTGAACCACACCGGCGCCCACAAGATCAACAACGTGATCGGCCAGGCGCTCCTGGCCCGCCGCATGGGCAAGCCGCGCATCATCGCCGAGACCGGCGCCGGCCAGCACGGCGTGGCCACCGCCACCATCTGCGCGCGCTTCGGCCTCGAATGCGTGATCTACATGGGCAGCGAGGACGTCAAGCGCCAAGCCCAGAACGTGTACCGCATGAAGCTGCTGGGCGCCACCGTGGTGCCGGTCGAAAGCGGTTCCAAGACCCTGAAGGATGCGCTCAACGAAGCGATGCGCGACTGGGTCACCAACATCGAAAACACCTTTTATATCATCGGCACCGTGGCCGGCCCGCACCCGTACCCGATGATGGTGCGCGACTTCCAGTCCGTCATCGGCGAGGAATGCCGCGTGCAGATGCCGCAGATGACCGGCCGCCAGCCGGACTACGTGGTGGCCTGCATCGGCGGCGGCTCCAACGCCATGGGCATCTTTTATCCGTACATCGACGAGCCGGGCGTGAAGCTGGTCGGCGTCGAGGCGGCCGGCGAGGGACTGGACTCGGGCAAGCACGCCGCGTCGCTGACGGCCGGCTTCCCGGGCGTCCTGCAC
The genomic region above belongs to Massilia forsythiae and contains:
- the trpB gene encoding tryptophan synthase subunit beta, translating into MTIDSKKLFKTTDYQLPDATGHFGPYGGSFVAETLSHALAELNDAYARFSHDPAFLEEFRYELAHFVGRPSPVYHAKRWSQQGASGELGAQIFFKREDLNHTGAHKINNVIGQALLARRMGKPRIIAETGAGQHGVATATICARFGLECVIYMGSEDVKRQAQNVYRMKLLGATVVPVESGSKTLKDALNEAMRDWVTNIENTFYIIGTVAGPHPYPMMVRDFQSVIGEECRVQMPQMTGRQPDYVVACIGGGSNAMGIFYPYIDEPGVKLVGVEAAGEGLDSGKHAASLTAGFPGVLHGNRTYLLQDDNGQIIETHSVSAGLDYPGVGPEHAWLKDIQRAEYVSITDEEALAAFHDCCRIEGIIPALESAHAIAYAAKLAPTLPRDQIILVNLSGRGDKDMHTVAQRAGLNFG